In the Syntrophus gentianae genome, AGAAGGTATCCCTTCTCGTATTCGTCAACGACCTTGCTTTCCTCATGGGAATCGCTTGCGACCTCCAGCATGGCCTCATGGATATTTGGATCGAAATCTTGTCCGCAGGCATTGATCTGCTCCACGCCATATTTTTCCAAGGCGCAGAGGAACTGGTTCCGCACGAGGGTCATGCCCTCCCGGAAGGATTCCATATTGTCGGAATTGCAGGCCGCATCCAGCGCCCGGTCCAGGCTGTCCAGAATCGGCAGGAAGTCCCGGAGCAGATTTTCGTTTCCATATTTGATGAGATCGGACTTTTCCTTGGCCGCCCGTTTTTTATAATTCTCAAGGTCCGCCAGGGCCCGCAGATAATTATTATAATTTTCGGCGACTGCTTTTTCCTTTAATTCCAGTTGGGCTTTCAGCGATTCTGTCTCCTCGTCGGAAGTGCTCTCTTCCTTTAACTCTTCATAAAGACTCTCTTCGATGGATTCCGGAGCGATGTTTTCCTGATCTTTTTTCCCCTTCTGTGTCATGCCGCAAAGTCTTTCCTTTCCCAATAGTTTCCAAAATTTCACAACCGGTCCGGAACCTTATTTATGTTCCGGCCGCTGAAAAAGCTTGAAGTCGATCATCTCGCAGATGACATGACCGATGGCAATGTGCACTTCCTGAATTCGAGGCGTGCTGTTGGAAGGAACATTGAGGAAATAATCCACGTTCCTGGCGATATCCCCGCCATCCCGTCCGGTCAGTCCCACGGTGATCAGGCCCATCTTCCCGGCCATTTCCAGGCCCTTTAAAACATTCGGCGATTTTCCGCTGGTGCTGATCCCCCAGGCGACATCGCCGGCCTGCCCGAGCGCTCGGATCTGTTTGCTGAAAATCTCCGAAAAATCATAATCATTGCCGATGCTCGTGATGACCGATGTGTCCGTGCTCAAGGCGATGGCCGGCAGAGGCGGCCTTTCGATGACAAAGCGATTGATGAACTCCGCCGCCAGGTGCTGAGCGTCGGCAGCGCTGCCGCCATTTCCGAAAATCAGGATTTTATTCCCCGCTTTCAGGGCTCCG is a window encoding:
- the grpE gene encoding nucleotide exchange factor GrpE, which encodes MTQKGKKDQENIAPESIEESLYEELKEESTSDEETESLKAQLELKEKAVAENYNNYLRALADLENYKKRAAKEKSDLIKYGNENLLRDFLPILDSLDRALDAACNSDNMESFREGMTLVRNQFLCALEKYGVEQINACGQDFDPNIHEAMLEVASDSHEESKVVDEYEKGYLLQGRLLRPSKVSVCKRKEK
- a CDS encoding D-sedoheptulose-7-phosphate isomerase, which translates into the protein MEDHIIKIFKESAQLKEIFLNENLGRLVNVIEAITGALKAGNKILIFGNGGSAADAQHLAAEFINRFVIERPPLPAIALSTDTSVITSIGNDYDFSEIFSKQIRALGQAGDVAWGISTSGKSPNVLKGLEMAGKMGLITVGLTGRDGGDIARNVDYFLNVPSNSTPRIQEVHIAIGHVICEMIDFKLFQRPEHK